A single Opisthocomus hoazin isolate bOpiHoa1 chromosome 1, bOpiHoa1.hap1, whole genome shotgun sequence DNA region contains:
- the STRAP gene encoding serine-threonine kinase receptor-associated protein isoform X1 → MAMRQTPLTCSGHTRPVVDLAFSGVTPYGYFLISACKDGKPMLRQGDTGDWIGTFLGHKGAVWGATLNTDATKAATAAADFTAKVWDAVSGDELITLAHKHIVKSVDFTQDSNYLLTGGQDKLLRIYDLSKPEAEPDVVSGHTSGIKKALWSSDDKQILSADDKTVRLWDRSTMTEVKALNVAMSVSSMEYVPEGQILVITYGKTIAFHSAETLEQIKSFEAPATINSASLHPAKECLVAGGEDFKLYKYDYNTGEELESYKGHFGPIHCVRFSPDGELYASGSEDGTLRLWQTTVGKTYGLWKCVVPEEENAEAAKARTPLPGTAEEEIAEDLPAENSDSVYSSTPEVKA, encoded by the exons ATGGCCATGCGGCAGACCCCGCTGACGTGCTCCGGGCACACGCGGCCCGTGGTGGACCTGGCCTTCAGCGGCGTCACCCCCTACGGCTACTTCCTCATCAGCGCCTGCAAGG ATGGTAAGCCTATGCTGCGTCAGGGCGACACAGGAGACTGGATTGGCACGTTTCTGGGTCATAAAGGTGCTGTTTGGGGTGCCACTTTGAACACTGATGCTACTAAAgcagctacagcagcagcagattttaCAGC TAAAGTGTGGGATGCTGTGTCAGGCGATGAACTAATCACATTGGCTCACAAACACATTGTCAAAAGTGTGGATTTTACACAG GATAGCAATTATCTGTTAACAGGTGGACAAGATAAACTGTTACGTATCTATGACTTGAGCAAGCCAGAAGCAG AACCTGATGTTGTCAGTGGACATACTTCTGGCATTAAAAAGGCTTTATGGAGCAGTGATGACAAACAGATTCTTTCGGCTGATGATAAAACTGTCCG CCTCTGGGACCGCAGTACCATGACCGAGGTGAAGGCACTAAATGTTGCAATGTCAGTGAGCAGCATGGAGTATGTTCCAGAAGGACAGATACTTGTGATAACCTATGGGAAGACGATTGCTTTTCATAGTGCAGAAAC TCTAGAGCAGATTAAATCATTTGAAGCACCTGCTACAATCAATTCTGCATCTCTTCACCCTGCGAAAGAATGTTTGGTTGCTGGTGGTGAAGATTTTAAACTCTATAAATATGACTATAATACAGGAGAAGAATTAG AATCTTACAAAGGACACTTCGGTCCAATTCACTGTGTGAGATTTAGCCCTGATGGAGAGTTATATGCGAGTGGCTCTGAGGATGGCACACTAAGGCTGTGGCAGACAACAGTAGGGAAAACCTATGGTCTTTGGAAGTGTGTAGTTCCTG AAGAGGAGaatgcagaagcagcaaaagcaaggACCCCTCTTCCAGGAACTGCAGAGGAGGAAATAG cAGAAGATCTTCCCGCTGAAAACTCAGATTCAGTGTACAGCTCAACTCCTGAAGTGAAGGCCTGA
- the STRAP gene encoding serine-threonine kinase receptor-associated protein isoform X2, giving the protein MAMRQTPLTCSGHTRPVVDLAFSGVTPYGYFLISACKDGKPMLRQGDTGDWIGTFLGHKGAVWGATLNTDATKAATAAADFTAKVWDAVSGDELITLAHKHIVKSVDFTQDSNYLLTGGQDKLLRIYDLSKPEAEPDVVSGHTSGIKKALWSSDDKQILSADDKTVRLWDRSTMTEVKALNVAMSVSSMEYVPEGQILVITYGKTIAFHSAETLEQIKSFEAPATINSASLHPAKECLVAGGEDFKLYKYDYNTGEELESYKGHFGPIHCVRFSPDGELYASGSEDGTLRLWQTTVGKTYGLWKCVVPEEENAEAAKARTPLPGTAEEEIEDLPAENSDSVYSSTPEVKA; this is encoded by the exons ATGGCCATGCGGCAGACCCCGCTGACGTGCTCCGGGCACACGCGGCCCGTGGTGGACCTGGCCTTCAGCGGCGTCACCCCCTACGGCTACTTCCTCATCAGCGCCTGCAAGG ATGGTAAGCCTATGCTGCGTCAGGGCGACACAGGAGACTGGATTGGCACGTTTCTGGGTCATAAAGGTGCTGTTTGGGGTGCCACTTTGAACACTGATGCTACTAAAgcagctacagcagcagcagattttaCAGC TAAAGTGTGGGATGCTGTGTCAGGCGATGAACTAATCACATTGGCTCACAAACACATTGTCAAAAGTGTGGATTTTACACAG GATAGCAATTATCTGTTAACAGGTGGACAAGATAAACTGTTACGTATCTATGACTTGAGCAAGCCAGAAGCAG AACCTGATGTTGTCAGTGGACATACTTCTGGCATTAAAAAGGCTTTATGGAGCAGTGATGACAAACAGATTCTTTCGGCTGATGATAAAACTGTCCG CCTCTGGGACCGCAGTACCATGACCGAGGTGAAGGCACTAAATGTTGCAATGTCAGTGAGCAGCATGGAGTATGTTCCAGAAGGACAGATACTTGTGATAACCTATGGGAAGACGATTGCTTTTCATAGTGCAGAAAC TCTAGAGCAGATTAAATCATTTGAAGCACCTGCTACAATCAATTCTGCATCTCTTCACCCTGCGAAAGAATGTTTGGTTGCTGGTGGTGAAGATTTTAAACTCTATAAATATGACTATAATACAGGAGAAGAATTAG AATCTTACAAAGGACACTTCGGTCCAATTCACTGTGTGAGATTTAGCCCTGATGGAGAGTTATATGCGAGTGGCTCTGAGGATGGCACACTAAGGCTGTGGCAGACAACAGTAGGGAAAACCTATGGTCTTTGGAAGTGTGTAGTTCCTG AAGAGGAGaatgcagaagcagcaaaagcaaggACCCCTCTTCCAGGAACTGCAGAGGAGGAAATAG AAGATCTTCCCGCTGAAAACTCAGATTCAGTGTACAGCTCAACTCCTGAAGTGAAGGCCTGA